A portion of the Acipenser ruthenus chromosome 38, fAciRut3.2 maternal haplotype, whole genome shotgun sequence genome contains these proteins:
- the LOC117433939 gene encoding RNA-binding protein 42, with product MTVSERVRSSGRRLFCGRCESEDLTRLNKQNRVLSEDRGHTGGVCRTTAKMAVKTGEDRLKEMEAEMALFEQEVLGAPVSGPPVTDEVEVEEEEEEEEEEEETETGPVAVAMPTEPVIRAIIGTNTYRQVQQSLEARAAAFVVPPPGAFVGPAVPPQLPSVMRPAFVPHILQRPGGHRMPMMRGPPPQSMVAPPMPRPPPPPPMMMRPPMPGPPQHHMGHMGNMGNMGNMGNMGNMGNMGNMGNMGPMSPGGGMSHMVPVSRPVMQAPPKMSPTVIQAAPTVYSAAPVSRKQEARNAARQARVEELLASVAQQQAALAAAAALMEEKEASAALDESVIGPSMPEQEPVNTEALEGSSAEDRKKSKQEKAKRCIRTAAGTSWEDQSLLEWDTDDFRIFCGDLGNEVNDDILTRAFGRYPSFLKAKVVRDKRTGKTKGYGFVSFKDPNDYVRAMREMNGKYVGSRPIKLRKSMWKDRNIEVVRKKQKDKKKLGLR from the exons ATGACGGTTTCAGAGCGCGTCCGGTCTAGTGGACGCAGGTTGTTTTGTGGAAGGTGCGAGTCTGAAGATTTAACgagattaaacaaacaaaaccggGTTCTTTCAGAAGATCGGGGTCACACAGGAGGCGTCTGCCGG ACTACAGCGAAGATGGCGGTCAAGACAGGAGAGGACCGTTTGAAGGAGATGGAGGCTGAGATGGCTCT gTTTGAGCAGGAGGTGCTGGGCGCGCCAGTCTCAGGGCCCCCAGTCACAGacgaggtggaggtggaggaggaggaggaagaggaggaggaggaggaggagacagaGACAGGGCCTGTAGCCGTCGCCATGCCAACGGAACCCGTGATCCGGGCCATCATAGGAACCAACACCTACAGACAG GTCCAGCAGAGCCTGGAAGCCAGAGCCGCTGCGTTCGTGGTGCCGCCCCCCGGCGCTTTCGTAGGGCCAG CTGTCCCTCCCCAGCTTCCTTCCGTTATGAGGCCAGCGTTTGTGCCGCACATCCTCCAGAGACCAG GCGGGCACAGAATGCCGATGATGCGCGGCCCCCCTCCTCAGTCCATGGTGGCCCCCCCCATGCCCAGACCCCCTCCGCCTCCCCCCATGATGATGAGACCCCCCATGCCTGGACCGCCACAGCATCACATGGGGCATATGGGCAACATGGGCAACATGGGGAATATGGGCAACATGGGGAATATGGGCAACATGGGGAATATGGGGAATATGGGACCAATGTCGCCG ggGGGTGGTATGAGCCACATGGTTCCTGTGTCCAGGCCGGTGATGCAGGCTCCTCCTAAGATGAGCCCCACTGTGATCCAGGCGGCCCCCACCGTCTACTCCGCAGCGCCCGTCAGCAGGAAGCAGGAAGCCCGCAATGCAGCCCGCCAGGCCCGCGTG GAGGAGCTGTTGGCGTCTGTGGCGCAGCAGCAGGCAGCGTTGGCGGCAGCAGCGGCGCTGATGGAAGAGAAGGAGGCCTCCGCTGCGCTGGACGAGTCGGTGATCGGACCCAGCATGCCTGAGCAGGAGCCTGTGAACACTGAG gcactagagggcagcagtgcGGAGGACAGGAAGAAGAGCAAGCAGGAGAAGGCGAAGCGCTGCATCCGCACGGCGGCCGGGACGTCCTGGGAGGACCAGAGCCTGCTGGAGTGGGACACGG atGATTTCCGGATCTTCTGTGGTGACCTGGGTAACGAGGTGAACGATGACATCCTGACCCGGGCGTTCGGACGCTACCCCTCCTTCCTCAAAGCCAAGGTGGTCCGGGACAAACGCACAGGCAAGACCAAGGGCTACGGCTTTGTGAGCTTCAAGGACCCCAACGACTACGTGCGCGCCATGCGGGAGATGAACG gtaaaTACGTGGGCAGTCGTCCCATCAAGCTGAGAAAGAGCATGTGGAAGGACCGGAACATTGAGGTCGTTCGCAAGAAACAGAAAGATAAGAAGAAGCTGGGACTGAGATAA